The Dermacentor silvarum isolate Dsil-2018 chromosome 7, BIME_Dsil_1.4, whole genome shotgun sequence genomic sequence CTGTTGGGTTCTTCACAGGAGTTCGGTGCGCTGCTGGCAAACGACGCCGGGCACGTGTGCAGCTGCTTAGCCTCCGAAACCGTAGAGGGTGCGGCCCTGGCGCTTCAGAGCGTACACGACGTCCATGGCTGTGACGGTCTTGCGCTTGGCGTGCTCAGTGTAGGTGACGGCATCCCGGATCACGTTCTCGAGGAACACCTTGAGGACACCGCGCGTCTCCTCGTAGATCAGGCCAGAGATGCGCTTGACACCACCACGGCGAGCGAGACGACGGATGGCAGGCTTGGTGATGCCCTGGATGTTGTCACGCAAGACCTTGCGATGACGCTTGGCGCCACCCTTGCCGAGCCCCTTGCCGCCCTTGCCACGTCCAGACatttcggctgttgctgctgcttcggaGCGAGTCAGGAAAGCGAATGCCGTGTTCCAGGGCGCGCGCGGCCCAACTCGGCTTCGCCGCCGCCGGAGGAaggggggcgaggaggaaagcaagCGGCGCGCGCCCATTGGCTCACCGGCGCCGCCGCTTCTCTTCGCGAGTGTGTCGCTGGTGGACGCACTGAGCCCTCTATTGACCACGCGCGGAGTGAAATTGAAATAAATGGCttcagcaaaacaaaacaatcgtGCACTTGCACATAACACTGCAACGCAGGCCTATTGTgccctaattttattttttgttgctgcagTTAGTGACTTTTGTTCCTTCAAAGATgaattaacaaaattaaaaacGCCTCGCCCTGCATTCGCAACGACAAAACGAACAATCCAACAACTCGTGGTGCTAGGTTGCGCCCGCTGCTCGAGTTCCACCTccccggaagaaaaaaaaaaaaaaaaaaagcttccttgCATTCTCGTTTTAATTACTCGTTGCATGCATCTTTACCACGACTACGCTTGCATTATAACCTTCGTAGCTGCTGGAAAGCACGGCGCGAGCACGACTTCAAGCTGAGCCGCGCGACCATCGTTCACTTGGTCACGAATCGCTAAACAGCCAGCACTCGTGATCGGTTCGCCTTAGGCGTTTTAAATTTTGCGCTTAGGCTGCGTCCCCTTGTGGCAACACGACCGTCAAATTTCGTCGTCATAGCTTGCGTAATCTCCCAGATAACGGCAGCCGAAATAGCCAAACACGCCCGCGTGGTTCCAATCCAGCATTCTGGGGGACGGAAGAGGGCGAGGATAGAGAGCCccgacctcctcctcctctcggccattgccgccggcgcgcagcgcgtctcctccacggagagacagttatcgcgctgcacttaatCACAAACTTTTTTACCCTTTAAACGGCCATAGCAGTTTGCGGAAAGCGCGCGCAGCATTTTGCTAATATTACTTGAAGTTTCTCCTAATCAGTGTTCCTCTAGCTAGGACATTTCTTGCACCTGTCAAGCGATTTGCGCTGCCCAGTCCCTGCTACACCGCTCACATCTAAACATGACACTGCCCTTGCAGGAGGCTTTTAATTCAGCACTCCAGCCTCGAGGACAGTCGTATGCGTGTCAACCGCCGCCAAGAGTACGTTCTCGTAGACGCAATTGCTTTTCGCAAACGTACAGGCGAGCGAGCCGCAAGACCGCGtcggataagaaaaaaaaaaaaaaagagagagagagaggacaagaagctgcgttgTAATAATTACACTACACTACGCTCGGCTCGCATAAGGCAAAACTATCGACCGACGCAGCGTTACAACACGCATTCCGTCGTTCGCACTAGTAGGAACGCGCATTATGCATGCTCGTGTGCCTGTTGTTGTGCTCAGTGCATGTTGTTATGTTTTTTCTACTACTAAGAGGCGCGCTGTCGGAAAGCGCACGCAACACGTAAACAAAACAAGAGGGAAAACGGACGGAATCGTCGCGAGATTCTCGCTACATCCCAATGCCAATGCAGACACTTTGGGTGGCTCTGACAAGAGCCGTTGGGTGTTGGCTGGGCGGTCGAGCGCTCGGTCGCCTACTTGGAGCTGGTGTACTTGGTGACGGCTTTGGTGCCCTCGGACACGGCGTGCTTGGCCAGCTCGCCcggcagcagcagacgcacggcagtctggatctcccGGCTCGTGATGGTCGAGCGCTTGTTGTAGTGAGCCAGACGGGACGACTCGGCGGCGATGCGCTCGAAGATGTCGTTCACGAAGCTGTTCATGATGGACATGGCCTTGCTGGAGACTCCAGTGTCGGGGTGCACCTGCTTCAGCACCTTGTAGATGTAGATGGAGAAGCTCTCCTTCCTgcggcgcttcttcttcttcttgtcggTGGCGCGCACATTCTTCTGCGCCTTGCCGGCCTTCTTCACGGCCTTACCGCTCGGCTGGGGAGGCATAGCGATGCGATGCGATCAGGCGAGCGAGCGAGATCGGACTACGCGCGTCGCCGCGTTACGCCGGCCTTTTATTTGGGGGAGGGGTGTTCACGCGACCCGCGGAAGCCGCGCGCGCCATTGGTCCGCGCGGCTTCTCGCCCTCTCCCGCGCTCCCCTGAGCGTGGTCGCGGCGGCCGGAACCTGCACAACCACGCACACATCGTTGAGAGATCGCGAGAGTAGCACATTAGTTGTCGTCTCTCgtctcatcagcagcagcatcaccaTGTCCGGACGTGGCAAAGGAGGCAAGGCAAAGGGCAAGAGCAAGACCCGTTCCAGCCGTGCGGGTCTCCAGTTCCCCGTGGGCCGTATCCACCGTCTCCTGCGCAAGGGAAACTACGCTGAGCGCGTCGGAGCGGGCGCTCCCGTCTACCTCGCGGCCGTCCTCGAGTACCTGGCTGCCGAAGTGCTCGAGCTCGCCGGCAACGCGGCTCGCGACAACAAGAAGACCAGGATCATCCCCCGCCACCTGCAGCTGGCCATCCGCAACGACGAGGAGCTGAACAAGCTGCTCTCCGGCGTTACCATCGCGCAGGGCGGCGTGTTGCCCAACATCCAAGCCGTGCTTCTGCCCAAGAAGACCGAGAAGAAGGCGTAAGCGAGCTGCTCTCCCTCCATCAAGCCGGAGTTGCAGGCTCGTCCTCGCACGACAACCCAACGGTCCTTGTCAGGACCACCCAAAATGCGTGTGACGGCAGGGTGTTGCTTTGCAATCCCGTTCTCCGCACCCGTTTCCCTCTgtttgaatttttctttctaaacgaCCGCAATCGTGGCTCGGTGAGATTGCTGCTAGAATCTCTCGCTGCACGTAATTAATTGGCCAGCATTCGCCGGCGCTATCAATTGCCTCGGgaggagcaagaaagaaagacgaacgcGAGCCGGCCCTTATGATTGCGCCACATACACAGACTTTGCTCGAATAAACGTGGACAAGCGAGTGATGCACACATCGCTAGACGAACGAATAGCCGTCATTTGGGCGTGTGCTAAACACGTCCATGATGGAAAAAGCGCTACTGAAACGGAGACTTTGCCATTGATATATCGAACACGTTAAACtgtgcttcttcattttttttttttttttttttcagcgatattGGCCTCGTGATGAGCTACAGAGAGATACTATAGTTGCAAAGGGTGAAAGATAcgcttaaagtgcagcgcgatagcTGTCTCTCAACACGTTCATTCTGCATATACGAACGCCGtaaaggaagggaaaaaaaaaaaatgctatttttCCTCTTGCTAGTAGTGGTTTTTCCATCGCGAACTGCACGAAAGCTTGCACGCAACATCTGCTGTCGTTGTAATTTTGTTTTCGAGCACGAAACAACTAGCACAGGCACTTTATTTTGATTCGTGCTCGGTCAGTACTTACCACTTGCGTATCGTGCGAAGCACCACCTCGCCTCCTCAGCATATGTATATATCCCATCCAGCCGAGCACACACAGACAGACCACACCGAGAGGGGTACGGTTCGGAGTACGTGGTCTCGCGTATTCCCGTAGCCGAAGCAGACATGTAGGTGGTCCTGAGAAGGACCGTTTTGTGTTGCTTGCCTGACGCAAGGCTGCGCGGTGCAGACAGCGGTCGAACTTAGGCACGCTCGCCACGGATGCGGCGGGCCAGCTGGATGTCCTTGGGCATGATGGTAACGCGCTTGGCATGGATGGCGCACAGGTTGGTGTCCTCGAAGAGACCGACCAGGTAGGCCTCGCTAGCCTCCTGAAGAGCCATCACAGCCGAGCTCTGGAATCGCAGGTCGGTCTTGAAGTCCTGCGCGATTTCCCTCACCAGGCGCTGGAACGGCAGCTTGCGGATCAGCAGCTCGGTCGACTTCTGGTAACGACGGATTTCACGCAGGGCCACGGTGCCCGGCCTATAACGATGCGGCTTCTTGACACCGCCGGTGGCAGGTGCACTCTTGCGAGCAGCCTTGGTGGCAAGCTGCTTACGCGGAGCCTTCCCGCCGGTACTCTTGCGGGCGGTTTGCTTTGTCCTGGCCATAGCGGAAGAAGGAGACGGGAGCGTCCAAACTCGTCGACTGCCGGAGTGAGACTGCTGGCCCCTGCGCACAGCGCGGTCGTGCTTCCCCTCAGTGCTCTTCCCCTCTCCAACTCACCCGCCGCCGATtggccaacgccagcgcagcCGTGTCCGTACGCGGGGCGGCGCGCACGCCGGCGTTCGCCAGGATGCTGGAAGCCAGCCGTTTTCGCGCGTCCGCGTTGTTCGCGGCTAGGCAGAGCGCATGTCGAGGCAATTGAATTGCATTTAAACATGACAGCATGCTGCGCCGTTCTCTTTCGTTTCAGCCAACACCACAATCACCGCCATACCGGCACGCATCGCGAAGTGGCACCACCTGATGTGAGACCGCACCATTACTGCTGGCGGCGGTCACCTCAGCACCCACCTCGCGATCCCGGCACATGGCGACAACTGCGGGCGACGCAAAACGCGCGTGAAACGTGTGAGCAACGTCCGCTGCATTGATGTGAATCGCTACGACTCCACGATACCTTCTGGGAAGCCAACTTCATCTTTTCTGGTCGCGAAGTCGCCAGCAAGCTATCTCGCACGTACACGCTCGCTAGCGCACTTTCCCATGTACATATATCTGAACACCACACTTCGCATATACTTAGGCAGGTGTGTAACGCGCGTTAACAGACTGCGACAGCTGATTCGGCCTTCAAAAGCTACGCACAGCCAATACCACGCAGGGCCCTTACACAATCATTCACCGTGCTATCAACGAGTGCTTTGCGGCCCGCgtcgagaggcagttacggcgctgcacttttctcttctcttccttttcaaaACCACTCACACACACGGCGGCCGCCGCTCTCAGACAACCCCCCAATCTTACGAATCCGGAAGCCCTCGCTATGCTGCACCTAATAaccgcacgcttttttttttttttactttcaggtAATGCCTGTTGACGCCGCATTGTTGTTTGTATTTCTTCCACATGACACCAACAATCGTCATAACCACACCGTGCTTCAGACAGCACCTACATTGTTTCTTCGTTATTCCCACGGGCTAGCTTTCTCTGGTTCATTCCCCCTCCCCGGAACGAGTTCACCGCAGGAGCAATGGCACTCCTGCCGACTTATTTCGGTAAAGCTCAGCTCTGCGGCTGGCGGAAAAATCGCTCTTCTCGGCAGCTACTGCGCAGTGGCCGGATCAGCGGGAGTTTCTTTATTTATGCCCTAATTTTAATTACAATCGTTGTTGAAAAGTCAAATGCACAGGAGGGAAACCCTTCAATCTTCCTACCTCCGTAATTCAGCGATAGAAATGGAAAAGGCAATTCCGCAAATATCAATACAACTAAAGCGAACACAATTCAAGTACACCTCAGTAAACTATACTGCTCACGTGCGTGCATCACTTTTTGCAAACAAAGCAACAGTTTCTCACATAGCGTGCAAATTTATGTATCACATTTCTCCTCTTTACATGTGTTGTTTGTTCTCTTTGTGTAGTTTAGACGATTGCGGTATGGCTTTCAGCTACTGAGTTGTGTAATGTTCGCTTACTTAGTTTTGTGCATTACATTCCACGCACTCCATGAAATATCTGCTCCCTTAAGTGccttccgctctctctctctctcatgcgacAAGTTTCGTTCACATGAG encodes the following:
- the LOC125946485 gene encoding histone H2A-like produces the protein MSGRGKGGKAKGKSKTRSSRAGLQFPVGRIHRLLRKGNYAERVGAGAPVYLAAVLEYLAAEVLELAGNAARDNKKTRIIPRHLQLAIRNDEELNKLLSGVTIAQGGVLPNIQAVLLPKKTEKKA
- the LOC119458560 gene encoding uncharacterized protein LOC119458560 — translated: MSGRGKGGKGLGKGGAKRHRKVLRDNIQGITKPAIRRLARRGGVKRISGLIYEETRGVLKVFLENVIRDAVTYTEHAKRKTVTAMDVVYALKRQGRTLYVWTLPSPSSAMARTKQTARKSTGGKAPRKQLATKAARKSAPATGGVKKPHRYRPGTVALREIRRYQKSTELLIRKLPFQRLVREIAQDFKTDLRFQSSAVMALQEASEAYLVGLFEDTNLSATAEMSGRGKGGKGLGKGGAKRHRKVLRDNIQGITKPAIRRLARRGGVKRISGLIYEETRGVLKVFLENVIRDAVTYTEHAKRKTVTAMDVVYALKRQGRTLYGFGG
- the LOC119458546 gene encoding histone H2B; its protein translation is MPPQPSGKAVKKAGKAQKNVRATDKKKKKRRRKESFSIYIYKVLKQVHPDTGVSSKAMSIMNSFVNDIFERIAAESSRLAHYNKRSTITSREIQTAVRLLLPGELAKHAVSEGTKAVTKYTSSK